TAGAGCACGCGGTAGGTGCGCAGGGCGGGCGAGTCGGGATCGATCAGCGCCAGCGTCTCGCCCGTGACGGCGTCAAAGCGCATGCGGGCGGGCCCGTACTGAAGGCGGTCGCCATCGTGGCGCGTGACCTCGATCACTGCGCGGTCGCCGTCGCGGCGGGCACTGAGACCGCCGATGCGCGCATCGCCCCAGGTGCGGTGCGCACTGGCCAGCAGCGGCGCCAGATCGGTCAGCGGCAGCGCTTGCGCCACGTCGTCCGGTGCGCGGCGCGTGGTGCGAGCCGATGCCGTGTCGCCCTGCATCTCGGCAAAGTACGCCTGCGAGTCGGTGCCTTTCGGGCCGGCGTAGGCGGCGGCGATGCCCGATGGCATGTACATCGAGTGGAAGATCATCAGACCGCTGAAGGTGATCATCAGATAGAACGGCAGCACCAGCACGCCCGAGACGTTGTGCGCATCCAGCCACGCGCGCTGGCCGCCCTTGGTGGGCCGGAAGGTGAAGAAATCCTTGAAGATCCGCCGGTGCGTGACCACGCCGGTCAGCAGCGCGATGAACATCAGCATCGTGGCCACGCCCACCACCCAGCGGCCCTCCAGCGTCCAGCGGCCCTTTTGCGCGGTGCGCAGCTCGAAGTGGAAGCGGTAGAAGAAATCGCCGCCCATGGTGTCGCGCGTCTCGATGGCCTCGCCGGTCTGCGGGTTCATCAGCAGGGTCTTGAAGCGCCCGCCCTCCTTGCCGCGCCACAGGATGGTCACGCCGGGCTGGCGCTCGTCGGGCAGGCGCATGAACCACTGCGTCACGTCGGGCGCCTTGCGGTGCAGGGCCTGCTGTGCGCGCGCGGCCACATCGGCGCTGGCGGGCGGCAGGGCATGCAGTTCGGGCCGCATCCACAGGTTGAATTCGGTCTTGAAGAAACTCAGCGTGCCGGTGAAGAAGATGGCAAACAGCAGCCAGCCCAGGATCAGGCCGGACCAGGTGTGCAGCCATGCCATGGCCTGGCGAAAGCCTTCGCGGTCGGGTACGGCCCTGGCCATCAGGCACCCCCCAGCCAGCGCGGCGCCATCGCCAGCGCGCCCAGGGCGAGCGCCGGCAGTCCGATGGCGCCCCAGGCACCCCAGACCGTGCGGGCATAGAACGCCCAGGCCACGGCGCAGGCATAGACCAGCCACGACAGCAGCGTGGCCGTGAGCACCGCCTCCACGCGGGTCATGAAGGGCAGCAGCGCCAGGGTGAGGGCGGCGGTCGCGGCCGCTGCCAGCGCGTAGCCCCCGAAAGCGCCGGCCATGGCGCGGGAGGTGACCGCCAGGCGGTAGCGCCAGTCGAGGCGGGCTGCCTTCATGGGCGCCCCGCGCGCGCCGAAGCGATGGCGGCCGCGCGGGAGAAAGCATCGAAAAAAGAAGGATCGGCCAGTGGGACGAAACAGGTACGCGCAGGCTGGTGCAGCATCGAAAGGCTCCATGCAGGTTGGGGCGCTGGCTGCAGGCGGGGCGCGAAGGCCCGGGCGAACTGTCTGGCTGGCTAGGCCGACATTTTAGATTTCATGAGAATCGTTCGCATTCCGTTGTATGCAATCGCAACAAACAACGTGAACTTGGGTGGTATTTGCGCACGGCCTGATGCGTGTGCGCAACACTTTGGGGTGCAAGGGGCCGGACACGACGAACCGGCCCGAAGGCCGGCTGGAATGGTATGTGCCCAGACGCGTTGCGCCGGGCAGGCGGGCAAGGGGGGGTTATTCGGCTTCGCCCATCTGCGACTGCAGGTAGTTCTGCAGCCCGACCTTGGCCAGCAGGTCGATCTGCGTCTCCAAGAAGTCGATGTGCTCTTCGGTGTCGTCCAGGATGCCCTGGAGCAGATCGCGCGAGACATAGTCGCGCACCGTTTCGCAGTGGGCGATGCCGTCCTTGATGGTGGCCTGGGCGCCCCGCTCGGACCGCAGGTCGCATTCGAGGATCTCGGGCACGTCCTCGCCGACCTGCAGCTTGGCCAGGTCCTGCAGGTTGGGCAGGCCGTCCAGCATGAAGATGCGGTCCATGAGCTTGTCGGCATGCTTCATCTCGCCGATGGATTCTTCGTATTCCTTCTTCGCCAGCTTGTCGAACCCCCAATGCTTGAGCATCCGGTAGTGCAGGAAATACTGGTTGATGGCCGTCAGCTCGTTCTTGAGCTGGGCCTGCAGATGCGAAATGACCTGTGCGTCGCCTTGCATGGAGATTCTCCTTGTGTGGGGTTGGGCTGCGATTGTCATGACGCGGGCCATGCGGCGCAAGGCAAT
This region of Acidovorax sp. GBBC 1281 genomic DNA includes:
- the bfr gene encoding bacterioferritin; the protein is MQGDAQVISHLQAQLKNELTAINQYFLHYRMLKHWGFDKLAKKEYEESIGEMKHADKLMDRIFMLDGLPNLQDLAKLQVGEDVPEILECDLRSERGAQATIKDGIAHCETVRDYVSRDLLQGILDDTEEHIDFLETQIDLLAKVGLQNYLQSQMGEAE
- a CDS encoding PepSY-associated TM helix domain-containing protein, yielding MARAVPDREGFRQAMAWLHTWSGLILGWLLFAIFFTGTLSFFKTEFNLWMRPELHALPPASADVAARAQQALHRKAPDVTQWFMRLPDERQPGVTILWRGKEGGRFKTLLMNPQTGEAIETRDTMGGDFFYRFHFELRTAQKGRWTLEGRWVVGVATMLMFIALLTGVVTHRRIFKDFFTFRPTKGGQRAWLDAHNVSGVLVLPFYLMITFSGLMIFHSMYMPSGIAAAYAGPKGTDSQAYFAEMQGDTASARTTRRAPDDVAQALPLTDLAPLLASAHRTWGDARIGGLSARRDGDRAVIEVTRHDGDRLQYGPARMRFDAVTGETLALIDPDSPALRTYRVLYGLHLARFAGPGMRWGLFGFGVLGSLMIATGMVLWSVKRRQQAQRKGAAAPPLKRGERLVASLNVALLGGMPLATGVFLASNRLLPLGLQDRADAELACFFGAWGLALVIGIVRPDRWGWSGLLGLAGMVFAALPVLNALTTHTHLGVTLPAGEWTWAGMDLSFLATGALLGWMAWRLRPARGVKAATARGRSAADAGAATPSSTPSTPAAGA
- a CDS encoding DUF3649 domain-containing protein; translation: MKAARLDWRYRLAVTSRAMAGAFGGYALAAAATAALTLALLPFMTRVEAVLTATLLSWLVYACAVAWAFYARTVWGAWGAIGLPALALGALAMAPRWLGGA